The DNA region GGAATTCACAGCGTGCTTTGACAGCTCTGCTGTGGCCCTGGCAAGCAGGCCATACCCATTTCTGGAGTTTGGTAGGTGTGATTGGATTAAGCATATTAATACTGTCACATCATTAATACTGGGCTTAATCCATAAATAGTGAAGTCGTGAACTAATAAGCTCATCGTGAGTTTGTCCGATGGTTTTATTTCAGACAGTGCCATTCAAAAACTTCAGCAGCATTATAACCAGAAAGGGGGTCCATCTCTGGAGGTCACTCTGGCCGAGGTGCAGGAAGACCTCAGGACCAACCCCCCTCGGGTTCTCACCATGGAGGATGTGGCGCTCACCAACGGAGCGGCCAATGGCCATGTAGAACAAACATCTGCATCAGGTGTGCTCTAGTAGTACAGTAGTACAGTTGATTCATAAGGGCTGCATCTGAAGTTGGACATATATTTTGACTAGAGGTGTAATGATTAGAGTAATCCTTGTTAGTGGGGTCTTTGGAGTGAGCAGAGCACATGCATGCCATTATTTAGGCATTTCCTCATTATTTTTAGCTGTGACAATGAACCCAGCATGGTGTGCATCAGCAGATTTGGACAGCGTAAACATTTATATGTCACATTTATGACAAGGGGATAGGGAAGATCGCTTTAAATTGACAAATTCTGTGTGAACCGTACGATATGGGAATTGTTACACCTCTAATTTTGACTCATTGATCCTTGTTCATTTTGAAGGTCAAAATCAGAGATTGGAGCCAGTCTCAGCACCAGGGATCCTTTCACTGATCCTTAACATCATGTGTGCTGCCCTCAACCTTATACGTGGTGTCCATCTCATTGAATACACCTTCCAGGTATCGCAAGATGTTCATCTGGGACAGAATGATCTTGATTAGGGATGCTATGGGTGATAACTGATTAAGGGGCCGTTTACATGTGGCGTCTTTTGCACACTCAAGTTGGCTATTTCAAATGTAGACGTGGCTTGCACTCATGATGGAAGCGACATAGAAATATTTCAGCTTTTCAGAATGCCGCAAGCGCACCGCGGGTCATGTGACAAGAATCAACCAATCTGCTTGAAGGAACagccaaaataaagcaatagaTGGTCAGAGCTGCACAGGAATAGCAATTTTAAGATACATTTAGTAGCAGAGCTACTGCAAGCAATTTTTTTAGTgcttaaaaaactatttttcctTTGCTGAAACTTCAGCGTCTTTGCGGAGAGTGGAGATCATGGTTTCTTAGGCAGATGATTTCAGAGTGCAAGCGCCTGAACGCTTTGAAAATAAAGGCCCAACATGCCCCTAATGGAAACATTAAAATGGCCATTTTTACTGGATCATTATGATGGTTTGTGAAATAAggtgtaaataattttattataattttctgaTGAAATGTCTTATGATATGACATTGTTTAACAGCATGATTATGCACATTTGGAATGTGGtttagttaattttattatatttaagcaGTTGTTTAAAAGTCTTAATGATGACACTTTTTCTTACAGGATGATTATGATGGTTTGTGGAATGTAGTGGCGTTTCTTTTGGCATTTCTGTGCTGTGTTTGCCAGGTAAATAGTTTCACTGCTGTGCACGTGGCATCAAAATGAATGCACTTGTAATTTTAAACGTTTCCATGTATATCACCCGTTTAAGCTCATATCTTTATCCTTTTCCACACAGTGTCATCTGTACTTGTTCCATACCTGCCAGAAGAAGCTGAAGTCCTTTACTCTCCTGACTATTATCATTTTATGCAATGCTTTTCTCTTCGGCCCGAGGAACATCTGGCAGCTGGCCTTCCATGTGTCCGTGGCCTGCATCTCCACGCTGCTCACCCTGCATCGCAGACTGCTGGACAGGAACATGGACTGCGGAGTATGAGGACTTGAGCTGGCTGCGAACAACAGTAGGGTGAGAAACCAAAAACAATGGACGAGACTTACAGTGTGATGCGACGGCTCGCGAAAACTGacactgttttttttagctttagcttTTGCTTTGAGTCAATGTTATGATCAAGTGATTATTTTGTCTCACGTGGATAGTGAGTGCAACGGTTTTTCTACAGGGGTCTTCAGTTTCACTGAGGCATATCAGAAATCAAGTTGACGTATTGTGAATGTAATATGGAGAAACTGATAAACAAGACATGAAGTAAACATTTTGTTGGTTCTGAaagtaaatgttatgttaattttattttatttatttgctgcaAAATAAGAATACATATTGtttaagctaatttaaaatggtAATCTTTGTTTGCGTTTCTGTATGAAGGGTTTTTTGTGTCAGgtttaatagttttaaagcTATAAGTGCACATATGTTGCATGGAAATGACTGAAGGTGGGTAAAAATGGTAGTAACTTTGATTCATggtcatgttttaaaatcaggCATTTTAGATTTCGAAGGAAGTTTAGTCAAAAAATATCATATGATTATTTTGGGCAGTGTTGGTTAGTTAGTAATGGGCTCCTACACAATAccttaatattttgtattatattagtACTTTACTTTGTATACAACACACATTCAGGTCTTATAACTAGTCTTATGCCATTTTTTTCCGTACAAGATCATTTTGTCTTGTCTACCTTTCTATAACACTCAAACCCAAAGACTATAATAATTTCAACAAACGATCataatacaacatttatttatcaagTAGGTAGGATGTAGAGGTGCTAAAGAATTGCAGGAAATTGCATTTGTTGAAGGCCACATCTATTTACTTAACAAAAAACTGATTATTGTTTGTCAGCATACAATACTGATTAGTTTACAtaataatcaaatttatttccactaatatttttttatgatatagACAAAAACCACTAgacgttttgtttgtttattttgtagcaGACAGTATTGAATGCATTCACGGGAAAACCTAAAATGAAGTTTAGTTtatgcgattttttttttagcagttaaatatgtttcaaataatAAGGAAGTATCATGTTATGctgacaaagaaaaatatgtttgtttacgtaattttgttgttgtttttttggctaATGCCATGCACTTCACGCAATCAGCATGGTGAAATCCGTTTAAGTTCGTTTTAGGCAAGTAATAAGCATAgatacaaatatctaaactatTCTTGAATTTTTACAAGCAAGCTGTGCTTCTAGTTggcaaaaaagtcattttgctgTGTTGTAGCAGCAGCTTGCGTGTAAAGCTTTTGTCTAAGATGATATTTAGTGCTGTGGTAAAGCTACAGTATGTTCATGCCATTGCCTTATTATGCAATATGATTACAGATAGTTAAACAGAGGAGTGAGAATGTATGTACCATCATTTGAAATCGCGTGAAAACGGCAGCCGATGTGCAGTACAGCGAATACTAATTGTAATAATAGCAATGTAAGGGCTCTGTTTCTATTGACTGATTTCTAGGATTTCTTTCCAAGATAGTTtgacaaaataaagcaagatgTTCAAATTTCCAATCGTGGTTTCTTATACAGTTTTAACAAGGACCGCTGAGGTCACAGTGGTGCCCTTAGCTTTTAAaacttatatacatatttactcACTCTTCGTATAATACATGGAGCACTGGGTTTGTTGAGATATCTATgagatgtgtatttttataataatagtttttcatGTTATAGAACAGACTGAGTGTTTAGTTATACAAATGGGAGTTCGTCATGCATTTGTGACCCATGTTTTTTAAAGCCTCGGTGAACTGTGATTGGTGCTGGAGGTTATAACGTACTGCTTCGTAATAATGAAAGCTTGAAACCAATATTGTCTTACATCAGCCTACATTTGATTTAGatgatgcatgcatttaaaacttttaaatcgAGGATTTAAAACAAGTGATTCAgatgaacagattttttttttgtttcacttagTTGAACTGCTCTTTTAAATTCAACCAATGAACCTCCAGCGACCAAGTAAGAGACTTTGAAATGGTGAACAGTAATGAGAGTACTACTATgtggaagcctgtttctgccacaaaaaactgtaatttaaatcaaattaatccCAGAATATTATTAGAAATCTCTTAGAAATAGTAAATTTCTGCCAcggaatataaaataaaaaagtaaccgcagctttatatttcacaattgacACTTGTTTTTCCAAATTATAAGTTAATCTGGAAAAATGTGAggaattttataatttttttttttaatttcatgtttttcaatTTCATCCTGTGGTTGAAACGAGCTTCAATATTATTCCCTTTTTGCAACTTGTTTGTTGCTAAAAACAGATTCagacatttaataaatcaacagCTGAACataaaaaactgtgtttgtcttATTTGACTGTttggttaaaatattttcttcacCATGTTTTCCGCTTTGAAgctgtttatatttttcctaATACATGAGAATAAGAACCTAGCTGACTCAAAAATGGTTCTGAAAATATACTGAGAAGTTTCAAAAACTCACGTTGACTGCAATGTTATACCACTTTGTCGATGAAGCTGAGAAAAAGGGGCGGGGGGAAacgtttataaaaataaactgcaattaTGTTTTATTCTCATCTTACATTGGTAGGCTTTTTTACAACCACTGTTTAATTTCTCTGtgtagtcatttttataaaataatggttCGTGTGTTTATCTTATCGGATGTTCGTAAGGTTGTAGTATATGTATCAGAACATAGGGTGGCAGTATAGAACTGGTTTACAGTAGGCTGAAGGAGATGTGTATAACTGTCAACAGTTAAATACggatttagtttatttttcaaaattgttatCCATTTAATAGAAGGTCAGATCTTCCTTTGGTTCACCTAGTATTGCTCTACTAATTAAGAGAAACGTGTTTGCGTCTTCTACTGAAATACGGTCTGTTGTGTGTAAAATAACTGCTAATGTTTATAAGATGATGACATTTCATGTCTCAGTTCTTCAGCTCTTACTGTTAAGCAGAGATCTGGGATGTATAGGTGTCTGATATTTACTTTATGACCCTAAATCACTTATTCTCTAGGGATATGGtttcaaatgtgatttttgtgcGTACAGTTTTGGAAGGTCTTGTGAGTAATGCTGTGCATCGGAGCAGCAGTGCTGATCAAGGTCAGTGGTGTGGGTCACAGTGGATGTAAcgctgcaacaaaaaaaaaagcaagactgcTGCTGCATTACGCACTCGGTGTTGCTATCTCTTCCTTGGCAACACTACACTGAAATCTTGGCAGTATGTAGTCACCTTTGGTCCAACAGATTAGAGCAGAGGTTTGACCCAGATCATCTCTACTGCACTGAtccatttaatttttgtgttaaGCAAGCATGAGAGGATCAGTCACAGAGTTCTGCTTCTCCTGTTGGCACTCGCCGGTCTGGTTTGTAAGTGTAGCAGTCATCTTTTATTTCCTGAGAAAACCCTTACGGAGCCTGAGATCACAACTGAATAATCTATATTTTAGACGCAACAACGTGCGCACATTTGTCTCTTTAGTATAAAGTTTTGCAAACAATTAATTGacgaatcagtgtttttgagtgtgtggcttgaatgaatgattcagttattcgtgttttgtttctgaattagggtttttgaatgaatcgctGGAGTGAATTGAGATACTcgcttgttttgttcctgaaggAACCTGTggttttgaatgaatcgtttgagCAAATGAGTCAATGGCTGTGTTAAAAATCCAATACTCTCACTGAAGGTAGTTCTTTTTAATAAGTACTTGCCTTGCGATGCATATTTAGATGCCTCCAATGACTCTTATAAAGACTATTGtttgtcgccacctactggcataATGATGTAATGAAAAATCCACACCACTGTCCACAGAATAAAATACAACTTATAATTCAGTTGTGACATAAAGATGTCGGTAATGATACATAATCTATATTAGTGTCCATAGTCAGAAATCTCCCGGATTTCGTTCACAATATCTTTATTGGTGTTTCGAAAATGAACAAAGGAGTTTGGAACGAtacaagggtgagtaattaatgacagaatttaagtTTTTGGGTGATCTACCCCTTTAACTGTTGTATCAGTAActtgtttttctcagaaattCAATATTGTAGTTGTTCTTTCTGTATGTTTTCTGTCATGCCTTGCTATTTCCTCTTAAAGTTAAACGTTAAACTTACACCCTTCACAATGTATTAACAAATTTGTGCTTAACAGTCTCTGTTAACATTCTCTCTGAATGATAAACGCAGATGTCGAAAGTAAAAGAGGCATATCTTTATTATAGGACATGAATCATTAATCAGAGGATTAATAGGAAGTTTGCTGAGATTAATTCAAGGAGAATTTCTCAAATTTGTTTTAGCTTGCAGTGTGCTATGAATTGCTTTGTGCTGCACCAGTTCATTCAACATGAGAAAACACTTTAGTTTGAACTCTGACTATGTTAAATTTGTCACCAAGGGTTTGATGTACAAATTCAGAACCTGAAGATGTTATTCGTGACCTCGTAATGCGTATGCATTACAATCGAACTTGTAAACAAAGTTGATTCCGGCACGCATGCACCAATCTAAAAAAGGAAATGGATTTTTCATAGGTTAAATTGTGTATCTGAGCGTCTGTCAATACACTTTTCACACTCGACCGATCcatgtataatgcatttgtaCTGGAAACGCACTTGATGCGGCTCTCAGCTGGACTCTATAGTGTTGAATTGAGTAGGATTTTCACCAAATATGTTTGTAATAATCGCTTTCCAACAAAGCTCGGTGACTCAGTGTCGATCGCTGTTATGCAGGCCTCGTGATTCCAGTTGGGAGCCTGCACAGCAAACAAAAGAACCACGGGAACTGTGTCCTGTACTGTACCATCTCCATCCTTTTTTACAATAATCTTTGTCTCAGTAAATCATTGTGCGCTCGGTAAAAATGAGACGCTCCAGAGACCTTTTGTTCTGTTTCATACATGAGATGGAAAGACTGCTAATTGAGACAGATCTTTGGCAGCATTATGAATATctgattaaacaaaacaatatataatcaGGTTGTtggtactgtgtgtgtgtgtttgcatagaTGATATATTATGTGGGTAGATATTTAACTAAGCTGGTTTACGTGGATTTAGCACATAGTTCTGTTTGAAAGACAGTGatttactgaatattttttgtCCAATGGACATGGTTACTCTGCCAAATGTCacctttagaaaataaaaaaggcgtACTGGtttgaacaacatgaggttGATGGAGTTGTGAAATTTGATCTATTTAATAGTGaagtgtgaaataaaatgggtgggttttttggggtttttttacgGTGTGTGTTTAGAAAAAGATGCTCCAAAAAACAACAGTGTGACCCGCTGTACACTAACACACCATGAATATTTTATACCTCACATTACCAATAGAATTCTTTAGGGACATTGTATTTCGCCCCTGCACATTCAGTCGAGGTGGCTTTAACCCCGAAAGACCCTGCTGTTTCAATCAGTTTTAGCAGTTTAACCATGTACAGTCTCAGACCAAACTGAACATCTATCATTCAGAAtctatacttttttaataatctaatcattttcagcattaatgGTGCAGTTATGTAAAGGacagttcatttaaatcaattagaATCATCAAAGATAaaatttatcttattttaatttttgcaaaaatgttaagcagcattttagaatgatttctgaaggctgGAGACACGAggctaaaaaaaatcatcattgcATCacattgcatcacagaaataaattacattttaaaacatattattttaatttatatatatatatatatatatatatatatatatatatatatatatatatatatatatatatatatatacattattacagtttttgtaaatgtaccAGTTACAGACTAGAGAAACTGGattttaattgatcaaattatgaacattttggcattttgaaaatgtaaaagttgtgTCATGgcataaaatgaataatctGCACTATTTCTCAGCCACTATTGAAATAGGAAAATTGTGACATTGACCTTAAAAAGGTCTGATGCTCTTTTAGATATTCTTTGAATTATCTCCAATTATGCTGGAGAACATGTGGAGCTTGTGAAGTGCTACTGCCATTAAaccaaaatggcttttttttggtttacacTTTTAGTTGAACTTTTCGAGATGATCATAATGCTTAATTTGTAATGactttaatgctttaaatgacTTGTAAGTGACCCATTTTCACACAGTGGCCTCAGACTTTTCCGGTCCCCGGTGAATTTAGCATTGACTTCTTTTCAAATGAGTCTAATTATTTAAGATTCGTTATGAAATTCTAAATCCTTCTAGATTTTACAGCATACATTCTTGGTGATGTTTGGTTTTCAGAGAAATGATGAAAAATCAGTCACTAACTATTCTATTTTATGTTCATCtttgaattatgcatttaaactttaatttttttcagctaAATGAGTTTCTTAAATATAAGTCACACACCCACATATGGCAGATAAAAGCTGTGGAGACTAATTTATAGACACTACTGACTAATTTATCCTCCTCAAATACGACTGCAGTTACATAAGGCTTTTGAGAAATTCTGATTAAAATATAGATAATACTaggaatatattaaaattataatataatatcaatattttatcatatgaataacatttaaatatttacccaCTAccgtttaattaataaattaaacagtctggacataagaaataaaatactctGTATTGGCtgattatatttaatactgagactcttattatatttttttaaataacagttaaaaatTGCTAATTTATCCAATTTTATTCTACCTCGCATTAGAAAACACTAATCAGGTTGAAAGGAGTAAGTCTTTTTGAAATCTGACACCGTTTGCCTTAAAATCTCAACCTCAAACTAATTCGATTTCATTGTAGCAAACTTTCCTACCGCAATGGTATCAAACCCTTCACTaaagaacaaacacaaatgaacaGAGAAGTCCTGTTGAGCGAGTTTTGCTTTGTAGTGCTTTACCTACCGAATGTGAAACGAACGCTTAAAAGCAAACCTTTAAGCACAGGAGATCATTAGAATAGTAATTAGTCGCTGGCTTGATAGAGTCGTACtgaatgaagaaagaaacaatgtTTGTAATTAGAAATGGAGATTAAGCTGTGATTTTTATCAAAGACTTCAGACGGGTCTTTTAGAGTTTAGTATGTTGATGAGTCTTACTCCGTTTAATTGCAAACGATTGCTTGCCGGTTATCTGAAGCTGTACTTTGCAGCATAACATGAGTAGTTGGTGACTAACAGTAAGACAACGGTACAAGTTTGCTGAGCGATtcgttttgtttaaatatgatGAACTTAACTCAAGGACTGGGACCGAGATCAGACATTTCAGCAAGAGCgccatttacatttgcatacagTCAGGCATCGCTGGCAGTACAGAACAGCCACGTTTTCCTCCTAATTCAGAAAGCGTTGCGAATAAACCTATATGTTTTGCTTCCTCAGAGCATGGTAAGAAAGTCAACGCTCGATAAGCACCGTCTCTGTTTGATGTTAGAGGTCTGCTCCATTCATGTGTGAAATTCTCCACCTCTGGAAAAATCAAACACATAAACC from Puntigrus tetrazona isolate hp1 chromosome 24, ASM1883169v1, whole genome shotgun sequence includes:
- the sec22c gene encoding vesicle-trafficking protein SEC22c; the encoded protein is MSLILFAFVVRVRDGLPLSASTDFLHNKELQERKQQLKVISKSLSLLPERGTVKGHELNIHFLSSEGVSYMSVCACSLPAATAFCFLEDLRWEFTACFDSSAVALASRPYPFLEFDSAIQKLQQHYNQKGGPSLEVTLAEVQEDLRTNPPRVLTMEDVALTNGAANGHVEQTSASGQNQRLEPVSAPGILSLILNIMCAALNLIRGVHLIEYTFQDDYDGLWNVVAFLLAFLCCVCQCHLYLFHTCQKKLKSFTLLTIIILCNAFLFGPRNIWQLAFHVSVACISTLLTLHRRLLDRNMDCGV